A window of the Streptomyces formicae genome harbors these coding sequences:
- a CDS encoding GNAT family N-acetyltransferase, translated as MEEPAESLRCDRIELRRWRMTDLDGLERTIHESLDHLVPWMPWAADPSRQHISDFLARNLDEWRTGQAFGYAITSDASLIGSCSLMRRIGPGGLEIGYWLHPRWTGRGLATTAAAALIHQGFHLTGIDRIEIHHDAANSASAGVARRLGFTEVERKPLPEGPLAPAETGVNVIWRMTAAQWRARTAIQHAQQAD; from the coding sequence ATGGAAGAGCCTGCCGAAAGCCTCCGTTGCGACCGGATCGAACTCCGCCGGTGGCGCATGACCGACCTCGACGGCCTGGAACGAACGATCCACGAGTCCCTGGATCACCTGGTGCCGTGGATGCCCTGGGCAGCCGACCCGAGCAGGCAGCACATCTCCGACTTCCTCGCCCGGAACCTCGACGAGTGGCGGACCGGACAGGCCTTCGGCTACGCGATCACCTCGGATGCCTCGCTGATCGGGAGCTGCAGCCTCATGCGCCGCATCGGCCCGGGCGGCCTCGAGATCGGCTACTGGCTCCACCCCCGCTGGACCGGACGCGGTCTCGCCACGACGGCCGCCGCGGCACTGATCCACCAGGGCTTCCACCTCACGGGCATCGACCGCATCGAGATCCATCACGACGCCGCCAACTCCGCCAGCGCGGGCGTCGCCCGCCGCCTCGGATTCACCGAGGTCGAACGCAAACCCCTGCCCGAAGGACCCCTCGCCCCCGCCGAAACAGGCGTCAACGTCATCTGGCGGATGACAGCAGCCCAATGGCGGGCAAGGACGGCGATCCAGCATGCGCAGCAAGCGGACTGA
- a CDS encoding PaaI family thioesterase, translating to MDATELARQLLDPIPAHRTARIEVVRAVDGAAQVALETPPELTNVIGSLHSSGLITLVDAAGLAAIIAAAEHPDQFDGVVPLGAAASLRFTAPARGRLLASCRLSHTARAALRSVLAGEENRTTFTTHAEITDAEGTVVCSGHFDWSVRRPA from the coding sequence ATGGACGCCACCGAACTCGCCCGACAGCTGCTGGACCCCATCCCCGCGCATCGAACCGCCCGCATCGAAGTCGTGCGCGCGGTGGACGGTGCGGCCCAAGTCGCCCTGGAAACGCCGCCGGAGCTGACGAACGTCATCGGCTCGCTGCACTCCAGCGGGCTGATCACACTCGTCGACGCGGCAGGGCTGGCCGCGATCATCGCTGCCGCAGAACATCCGGACCAGTTCGACGGGGTGGTGCCACTCGGGGCGGCCGCCTCACTCCGGTTCACCGCACCCGCACGGGGACGGCTCCTCGCCTCGTGCCGGCTGAGTCACACCGCTCGTGCGGCACTGCGCTCCGTACTGGCGGGCGAGGAGAACCGCACCACCTTCACCACCCACGCCGAGATCACGGACGCCGAGGGCACAGTGGTGTGCTCAGGCCACTTCGACTGGAGCGTGCGCCGGCCTGCGTAA
- a CDS encoding SpoIIE family protein phosphatase, whose amino-acid sequence MSAVGGGPGAPGGEGWGDQAFAQAPCPFAVFDGDLRLVRANAGMERALSFTEGEMRGLRLPEIAPAAASEEAEETMRLAFETGEPQQVESSFPAAGSGPQGGWSASLAPLTGPGGRVRAVCLAVHQRADEHLVRRRMLLLNDAGARIGTSLDIVHTAQELADIAVPRLADHVVVDLCDLPQHADEPTAGPSERPLAMHRTAVRSVLDGSSGPLLAVGETAAYPEFSPVAECLEQERGARYGATDTAFARWAAGDPSAAWIRETGTHTVMVVPMRTRGITLGVALFGRSRRAEPFEVDDLWLAEELTARAAAGIHNARRYTRERTTTMTLQRSLLPHSLPDQAALEVASRYLPAGSRAGVGGDWFDVIPLSGARVALVVGDVVGHGIRASATMGQLRTAVRTLADVDLPPDELLTHLDDLVIRLSADESGAEGVGGIGTTCLYAVYDPVSRRCTLARAGHPPPAVVTPDAAVYLLDVPPGPPLGLGGLPFETIETELPEDSLIVLYTDGLLEAREGDIDEALDKMFTALAHPASALDTICDRVLAALLTHRPDDDIALLIARTRVLDSDRVAAWDLASDPAIVSEARRHATGQLAAWGLTDAAFITELIVSELVTNAIRYGRPPIQMRMIHENSTLICEVSDSSSTTPHMRRARTFDEGGRGLLLVAQLAQRWGTRHAPTGKTIWAEQSLTGA is encoded by the coding sequence GTGAGTGCCGTGGGGGGCGGGCCCGGGGCGCCCGGTGGTGAGGGATGGGGGGATCAGGCGTTCGCCCAGGCCCCTTGCCCCTTCGCGGTCTTCGACGGCGATCTGCGGCTGGTGCGGGCCAACGCCGGGATGGAGCGGGCGCTGTCGTTCACGGAGGGCGAGATGCGGGGGCTGCGGCTTCCGGAGATCGCGCCTGCTGCCGCGAGCGAGGAGGCGGAGGAGACGATGCGGCTGGCGTTCGAGACCGGGGAGCCGCAGCAGGTGGAGAGCTCCTTCCCGGCCGCGGGCAGCGGCCCGCAGGGCGGCTGGTCGGCTTCGTTGGCGCCGTTGACGGGTCCGGGCGGGCGGGTGCGTGCCGTGTGCCTGGCCGTGCATCAACGGGCTGATGAGCACCTCGTGCGGCGGCGGATGCTGCTGCTGAACGACGCCGGTGCCCGGATCGGCACCTCGCTGGACATCGTGCACACGGCGCAGGAGCTGGCCGACATCGCCGTACCCCGCCTCGCCGACCACGTTGTCGTCGATCTGTGCGACCTTCCCCAGCACGCCGACGAGCCGACCGCAGGCCCGTCGGAGCGGCCGCTCGCCATGCACCGGACCGCGGTGCGCTCGGTCCTCGACGGGAGCTCCGGGCCGCTGCTCGCGGTGGGGGAAACGGCGGCGTACCCGGAGTTTTCTCCGGTGGCCGAGTGTCTGGAGCAGGAGCGTGGCGCCCGGTACGGGGCGACGGACACAGCTTTCGCCCGGTGGGCCGCGGGGGATCCGAGTGCCGCCTGGATCCGCGAGACCGGTACGCACACGGTGATGGTGGTGCCGATGCGTACCCGCGGGATCACGCTCGGCGTGGCGCTTTTCGGGCGCAGCCGGCGTGCGGAGCCCTTCGAGGTGGACGACCTGTGGCTGGCCGAGGAGCTGACGGCCAGGGCGGCTGCCGGCATTCACAATGCGCGCCGGTACACCCGTGAGCGCACCACCACCATGACGCTGCAGCGCAGTCTGCTTCCGCACTCGCTGCCCGACCAGGCCGCGCTCGAGGTCGCCTCGCGCTATCTGCCGGCGGGGAGCAGGGCGGGGGTGGGGGGCGACTGGTTCGACGTGATCCCACTGTCCGGTGCGCGGGTGGCTCTCGTCGTGGGCGATGTCGTGGGGCACGGGATCCGCGCGTCCGCCACGATGGGCCAGCTGCGCACGGCGGTGCGCACCCTCGCCGACGTGGATCTGCCGCCGGACGAGCTCCTCACCCACCTCGACGACCTGGTCATCCGCCTCTCCGCGGACGAGAGCGGGGCGGAGGGTGTCGGGGGGATCGGCACCACGTGTCTGTACGCGGTCTACGATCCGGTCTCACGGCGCTGCACCCTTGCCCGGGCCGGTCATCCGCCGCCCGCCGTGGTCACGCCGGACGCCGCCGTCTATCTCCTCGACGTGCCGCCGGGTCCACCGCTGGGTCTGGGCGGTCTGCCGTTCGAGACGATCGAGACGGAGCTGCCCGAGGACAGCTTGATCGTGCTCTACACGGACGGTCTGCTGGAGGCCCGCGAGGGTGACATCGACGAGGCCCTCGACAAGATGTTCACCGCGCTCGCCCATCCCGCCTCGGCGCTGGACACGATCTGCGACCGGGTCCTGGCCGCTCTGCTGACCCATCGGCCCGATGACGACATCGCCCTGCTCATCGCCCGCACCCGGGTGCTGGACAGCGACCGGGTCGCCGCATGGGACCTGGCCTCGGATCCCGCGATCGTCTCCGAGGCCCGACGGCACGCCACCGGGCAGCTGGCGGCCTGGGGGCTGACCGACGCGGCGTTCATCACCGAGCTCATCGTCAGCGAGCTCGTCACCAACGCGATCCGCTACGGTCGGCCGCCCATCCAGATGCGGATGATCCACGAGAACAGCACGCTGATCTGCGAGGTCTCCGACTCCAGCAGCACGACGCCGCACATGCGGCGCGCCCGGACCTTCGACGAGGGAGGGCGCGGTCTGCTCCTCGTCGCCCAGCTCGCCCAGCGCTGGGGCACCCGGCACGCTCCCACGGGGAAGACGATCTGGGCCGAGCAGTCCTTGACCGGGGCCTGA
- a CDS encoding transglycosylase SLT domain-containing protein, with protein MRLPVLPRRAASKAVRYLAGSTAAAAVALATSAVVAPTPAAAAPVSSQRLDVWINHALLIMKNEGIPGSYEGIRRNLMRESSGDPFAINLWDSNAKAGIPSKGLMQVIDPTFRTYHVDGTSWDIYDPIANIAAACNYAAQRYGSIDNVNGPY; from the coding sequence ATGCGGCTTCCCGTACTCCCCCGACGAGCGGCGTCCAAGGCCGTCCGCTACCTCGCCGGCTCGACCGCCGCGGCCGCCGTCGCGCTCGCCACCAGCGCCGTTGTCGCCCCGACCCCAGCGGCTGCGGCCCCCGTGAGCTCCCAGCGCCTCGACGTCTGGATCAACCACGCGCTACTCATCATGAAGAACGAGGGAATTCCGGGTTCGTACGAGGGAATTCGCCGTAATCTGATGCGCGAGTCCAGCGGCGATCCCTTTGCCATCAACCTCTGGGATTCCAACGCAAAGGCAGGAATACCCTCCAAAGGCCTCATGCAGGTGATCGACCCTACATTTCGGACATACCACGTTGATGGCACATCGTGGGACATCTACGATCCGATCGCCAACATCGCCGCCGCCTGCAACTACGCGGCCCAGCGCTACGGCTCCATCGACAACGTCAACGGCCCCTACTGA
- a CDS encoding glutamate--cysteine ligase, giving the protein MGRDVPALVFTREDRRRYRNKMQQCLDAFALMLRDERFESGRPQVGLEIELNLVDGAAEPTMRNTDVLEAIADPAWSSELGRFNLEINVPPRQLTAGGPDSWEKEIRDALNHAEMRASDVGAHLVMVGILPTLRQRDVGEAALSENPRYHLLNEQVFAARGEDLRISVDGVDRLRTYADTITPEAACTSTQFHLQVSPDEFAPYWNAAQAIAGVQVALAANSPFLFGKELWCETRIPLFEQATDTRPQEIKVQGVRPRVWFGERWITSVFDLFEENVRYFPALLPLCEDEEPLETLDGGDIPELGELTLHNGTIYRWNRPVYAVSRDRPHLRVENRVLPAGPTVADVLANGAFYYGLTRALVEEERPVWSRMSFSAAEDNLHTAARHGIDARLYWPGMGEVPVAELVLRRLLPLAHRGLELSGMDAAWREPLLGIIEQRCVTGRNGAVWQSEMFHRIADTSHVNHHEALRLMTRQYIDFMHLNAPAHTWPVD; this is encoded by the coding sequence ATGGGGCGTGACGTCCCGGCGCTGGTGTTCACCCGTGAGGACCGCCGCCGGTACCGCAACAAGATGCAGCAGTGCCTCGACGCGTTCGCGCTGATGCTGCGCGACGAGCGGTTCGAGTCGGGGCGGCCCCAGGTGGGGCTGGAGATCGAGCTGAACCTGGTCGACGGTGCCGCGGAACCGACCATGCGGAACACCGACGTCCTCGAGGCGATCGCGGATCCGGCCTGGTCGAGCGAGCTCGGCCGGTTCAACCTGGAGATCAACGTCCCGCCGCGGCAGCTCACGGCCGGCGGTCCCGACTCGTGGGAGAAGGAGATCAGGGACGCGCTCAACCACGCGGAGATGCGGGCCTCCGATGTGGGGGCGCACCTGGTCATGGTCGGGATCCTGCCGACCCTGCGGCAGCGGGACGTGGGCGAGGCGGCCCTGTCGGAGAATCCCCGGTACCACCTCCTCAACGAGCAGGTGTTCGCCGCCAGGGGCGAGGATCTGCGGATCTCGGTGGACGGCGTCGACCGGCTGCGTACGTACGCGGACACGATCACGCCCGAGGCGGCGTGCACGAGTACGCAGTTCCATCTGCAGGTCTCGCCGGACGAGTTCGCGCCGTACTGGAACGCGGCGCAGGCGATCGCCGGGGTGCAGGTGGCGCTCGCGGCGAATTCGCCGTTCCTGTTCGGCAAGGAGCTGTGGTGCGAGACCCGTATCCCCCTGTTCGAGCAGGCCACCGACACACGGCCGCAGGAGATCAAGGTGCAGGGGGTACGGCCGCGGGTGTGGTTCGGGGAGCGGTGGATCACCAGTGTCTTCGACCTCTTCGAGGAGAACGTGCGCTACTTCCCCGCGCTGCTGCCGCTGTGCGAGGACGAGGAACCGCTGGAGACACTGGACGGCGGCGACATCCCCGAGCTGGGTGAACTGACGCTGCACAACGGCACGATCTACCGGTGGAACCGGCCCGTCTACGCCGTCTCCCGTGACCGGCCGCATCTGCGGGTGGAGAACCGGGTGCTGCCCGCCGGCCCGACGGTGGCGGACGTGCTGGCGAACGGTGCGTTCTACTACGGGCTGACACGGGCCCTGGTCGAGGAGGAGCGGCCGGTGTGGTCGCGGATGTCGTTCTCGGCCGCCGAGGACAATCTGCACACGGCGGCGCGGCACGGGATCGACGCGCGCCTGTACTGGCCGGGGATGGGCGAGGTGCCGGTGGCGGAGCTGGTGCTGCGGCGGCTGCTGCCGCTGGCGCACCGGGGCCTCGAACTCTCCGGCATGGACGCGGCCTGGCGTGAGCCGCTGCTGGGCATCATCGAGCAGCGGTGCGTCACCGGGCGCAACGGGGCAGTGTGGCAGTCGGAGATGTTCCACCGCATCGCCGACACCAGCCATGTCAACCACCATGAGGCGCTGCGGCTGATGACGCGGCAGTACATCGACTTCATGCATCTCAACGCCCCCGCGCACACCTGGCCCGTCGACTGA
- a CDS encoding ABC transporter substrate-binding protein: protein MSRTAGGRRACRARTFVTAGAAVAGLLVAAGCSSGGDGPGEAAGGVPVVEKGKLTTCTHLPYPPFQFEQGGKVVGFDVALIDLVAKNLKVEQKILDTPFENFKTGAFLNSGECDLAAAGMTITDERKKNVDFSVPYFDATQALLATKKSGVRTLADVKAKNAKLGAQAETTGESYATSQGFDPVAFESSDAVLNGLRTGQVDAVVIDYPVVQGWLKDKANADAFALGENIETGEQYGFSVKKGNTKLLAAIDKAIKDAKADGTYNKLYKQWIGPLPQGQS from the coding sequence ATGTCCAGGACTGCCGGTGGCCGTCGCGCCTGTCGCGCCCGTACGTTCGTCACGGCCGGCGCGGCCGTGGCAGGGCTGCTGGTCGCCGCCGGGTGTTCGTCGGGCGGGGACGGGCCGGGAGAGGCCGCGGGCGGGGTGCCCGTGGTGGAGAAGGGGAAGCTCACCACCTGCACGCATCTGCCGTATCCGCCGTTCCAGTTCGAACAGGGCGGCAAGGTCGTCGGGTTCGATGTGGCCCTGATCGATCTGGTGGCGAAGAACCTCAAGGTCGAGCAGAAGATCCTCGACACGCCTTTCGAGAACTTCAAGACCGGTGCGTTCCTGAACTCCGGCGAGTGCGACCTGGCCGCCGCCGGCATGACGATCACCGACGAGCGCAAGAAGAACGTCGACTTCTCCGTCCCCTACTTCGACGCCACGCAGGCGCTGCTCGCGACGAAGAAGAGCGGCGTGCGCACGCTCGCCGATGTGAAGGCGAAGAACGCGAAGCTCGGCGCGCAGGCGGAGACGACCGGCGAGAGCTACGCCACGTCGCAGGGCTTCGACCCGGTGGCGTTCGAGAGCTCCGACGCCGTGCTGAACGGGCTGCGCACCGGGCAGGTCGACGCCGTGGTGATCGACTATCCGGTGGTCCAGGGCTGGCTGAAGGACAAGGCCAACGCGGACGCGTTCGCCCTCGGCGAGAACATCGAGACGGGTGAGCAGTACGGGTTCTCGGTGAAGAAGGGGAACACGAAGCTGCTGGCCGCGATCGACAAGGCGATCAAGGACGCGAAGGCCGACGGAACGTACAACAAGCTGTACAAGCAGTGGATCGGACCGCTGCCCCAGGGACAGTCGTGA
- a CDS encoding amino acid ABC transporter permease, producing MTSRLTRRQRRRVSQGVQYAVFVAAVVAVAVLADWDRLQNQFAQKDLASQLFPDIITIALRNTVIYTLSGFLFGLVLGMIVALMRLSSVAPYRWVASVYIELFRGLPALLIFIFVGVAVPLAFPGVEIPGGVYGKVALGLGLVAAAYMAETIRAGIQAVPKGQMEAARSLGFSHARAMVSVIIPQAFRIVIPPLTNELVLLFKDSSLVLFLGVTLDERELTKFGRDLASQTANSTPILVAGLCYLLVTIPLSFVVRRLEARTAKAK from the coding sequence GTGACCTCTCGGCTCACCAGGCGGCAGCGTCGCCGCGTCTCGCAGGGTGTGCAGTACGCCGTTTTCGTCGCGGCGGTGGTCGCGGTCGCCGTGCTGGCGGACTGGGACCGGTTGCAGAACCAGTTCGCGCAGAAGGACCTCGCGAGTCAGCTCTTCCCCGACATCATCACGATCGCCCTGCGCAACACGGTGATCTACACCCTCTCCGGGTTCCTCTTCGGCCTGGTCCTCGGGATGATCGTGGCCCTGATGCGGCTGTCGTCGGTCGCGCCGTACCGGTGGGTCGCGAGCGTCTACATCGAGCTCTTCCGGGGTCTGCCCGCCCTGCTGATCTTCATTTTCGTGGGCGTGGCGGTGCCGCTGGCGTTCCCGGGCGTGGAGATTCCCGGCGGGGTGTACGGGAAGGTCGCCCTCGGCCTCGGGCTGGTCGCCGCCGCGTACATGGCGGAGACGATCAGGGCCGGCATCCAGGCCGTGCCGAAGGGGCAGATGGAGGCGGCGCGCTCGCTGGGGTTCTCGCATGCCCGCGCGATGGTGTCGGTGATCATTCCGCAGGCGTTCCGGATCGTGATCCCGCCGCTGACGAACGAGCTGGTGCTGCTCTTCAAGGACTCGTCGCTGGTGCTGTTCCTCGGGGTGACGCTGGACGAGCGGGAGCTGACCAAGTTCGGCCGGGACCTGGCGAGTCAGACCGCGAACTCGACGCCGATCCTGGTCGCCGGGTTGTGCTACCTGCTGGTGACGATTCCGCTGAGTTTCGTCGTCCGCAGGCTGGAAGCCCGTACCGCGAAGGCCAAGTGA
- a CDS encoding amino acid ABC transporter ATP-binding protein, with amino-acid sequence MAQNEIEIRGLHKSFGDNEVLRGIDLDVARGEVVCVIGPSGSGKSTLLRCVNLLEEPTAGRVFVGGTEVTDLDVDIDAVRRRIGMVFQQFNLFPHVTVAENLTLPQRRVLKRDKARAAAVARENLARVGLVDKADAYPAQLSGGQQQRVAIARALAMGPEVMLFDEPTSALDPELVGEVLAVMRVLAAEGMTMMVVTHEMSFAREVADRVVFMDGGVVVEQGPAEQVVGDPQHERTRNFLTRILDPAAAEEPGTGDKGEGGPVKQ; translated from the coding sequence ATGGCGCAGAACGAGATCGAGATCCGGGGGCTGCACAAGTCGTTCGGCGACAACGAGGTGCTGCGGGGCATCGACCTGGACGTCGCGCGCGGCGAGGTGGTGTGTGTCATCGGGCCCTCGGGCTCGGGCAAGTCGACGCTGCTGCGCTGTGTGAACCTGCTGGAGGAGCCGACGGCCGGGCGGGTGTTCGTCGGGGGTACGGAGGTCACCGATCTCGACGTCGACATCGACGCGGTGCGGCGCCGGATCGGCATGGTCTTCCAGCAGTTCAACCTGTTCCCGCATGTGACGGTGGCCGAGAACCTCACGCTGCCGCAGCGGCGGGTCCTGAAGCGGGACAAGGCGCGGGCGGCCGCGGTGGCGCGGGAGAACCTGGCGCGGGTGGGGCTGGTGGACAAGGCCGACGCGTACCCCGCGCAGTTGTCGGGCGGGCAGCAGCAGCGGGTCGCGATCGCGCGGGCGCTGGCGATGGGCCCGGAGGTGATGCTCTTCGACGAGCCGACGTCGGCGCTCGACCCGGAGCTCGTCGGGGAGGTCCTGGCGGTCATGCGGGTGCTCGCGGCGGAGGGCATGACGATGATGGTCGTCACGCATGAGATGAGCTTCGCCCGTGAGGTCGCCGACCGGGTGGTGTTCATGGACGGCGGAGTGGTCGTCGAACAGGGGCCTGCCGAGCAGGTGGTGGGGGATCCGCAGCACGAGCGGACGCGGAACTTCCTGACGCGGATCCTCGACCCGGCGGCCGCGGAGGAACCGGGCACCGGCGACAAGGGCGAGGGCGGTCCGGTCAAGCAGTGA
- a CDS encoding SRPBCC family protein: protein MSKEFEIVREFDVDADPEQVWAAITTGTGGWLWPMEYEPKEGGAAPYGGTVTAWDPPHRLTARTEDVEDIAQQTFNQLDHVIEPREGGGCRVRYVHSGILVEDWDNQYDGANKHTDFYLHTLRQYLTHFAGRPVVYASLDAPAASTAPDALETVSRGLGLPDGAAEGTTVRLDLPGTGLVEAVVDYRNPYFIGLRTDSAMHRIFGRNHFGAPVGVSVHDFAPGADADGTARAWRTRLESFFTE from the coding sequence ATGTCCAAGGAATTCGAGATCGTCCGCGAGTTCGACGTCGACGCCGACCCCGAGCAGGTCTGGGCCGCGATCACCACCGGCACCGGCGGGTGGCTCTGGCCGATGGAGTACGAGCCCAAGGAAGGCGGTGCGGCCCCCTACGGCGGCACCGTCACCGCCTGGGACCCGCCGCACCGCCTCACCGCCCGCACCGAGGACGTCGAGGACATCGCCCAGCAGACGTTCAACCAGCTCGACCACGTCATCGAGCCCCGGGAGGGCGGCGGCTGCCGGGTCCGCTACGTGCACAGCGGGATCCTCGTCGAGGACTGGGACAACCAGTACGACGGCGCGAACAAGCACACCGACTTCTACCTGCACACCCTGCGGCAGTACCTCACCCACTTCGCCGGCCGCCCCGTCGTGTACGCCTCCCTGGACGCCCCCGCCGCCTCCACGGCCCCCGACGCGCTGGAGACGGTGAGCCGCGGGCTCGGCCTGCCCGACGGTGCCGCGGAGGGCACGACCGTACGACTCGACCTGCCCGGCACCGGACTCGTGGAAGCGGTCGTCGACTACCGCAACCCGTACTTCATCGGCCTGCGGACGGACAGCGCGATGCACCGCATCTTCGGCCGCAACCACTTCGGCGCCCCGGTCGGCGTCAGCGTCCACGACTTCGCCCCCGGCGCCGACGCGGACGGCACGGCGCGGGCCTGGCGCACCCGGCTGGAGTCCTTCTTCACCGAGTGA